One Thermodesulfobacteriota bacterium genomic window, AGGCCTCGATCGAGGAAGAGTCGGCGCGGTGCGGAATGGACTACGTAAACCAGAGATGGTTAGGGGGGCTTCTGACCAACTTCTCTACCATAAAGAAAAGCATAAAGAGACTGAAGGAGCTCGAGGAACTCAAGGGGGAAGAGGGCTACACGGGGGTTATAAAGAAGGAGGGCGTGAGGCTCGAGAGGGAGAGGCTAAGGCTTGAGAAGAACCTCGGGGGCATTCGCGACATGGACCGCCCGCCCGTGGCTATGTTCGTGGTCGACTCCAGGAAGGAGGCGATAGCCGTGCGCGAGGCCCGCAAACTCGGGATCCCCGTGTTCGCCATCGTCGATACCAACTGCGACCCGGACGCCGTGGACTACGTAATACCGGGCAACGACGACGCCATAAAGGCGATAAGGCTCTTTACGTCCGCCGTGGCTGACGCCTGCCTGGAAGGTAAGGCCCTCCACCAGGAGAAACTGCAGGCCGCCTCCGACAAGGCGGCGGAGGAGGCTGCCGCCGCGGCCGAGGAGGCCGCCGAGCAGCAGGCCGTTGAAGAGGCGGAAAAGATGGAAAAAAAGGAAAAGATGGAAAAAAAGAGTGCACCGGAAGAGAAGGCGGCAACCAAGGCGGCGCCGGCGGAGGAACCTGATAAGCTGGCGGCAAAGGCCGGTGAGGTGTCCGGCGGATAGCCGGAAATCTGTTGCCGCAACTATCGATAAGGAAAGCGGAGGTACTGCTTTAAATGGAAATATCAGCCGGACTTGTCAGGGAACTCCGGGAGAAGACCGGGGTAGGCATTATGGACTGCAAGAGGGCCCTGGCCGAGTCCGAAGGAGACATCAGCGCGGCCACAACCT contains:
- the rpsB gene encoding 30S ribosomal protein S2 codes for the protein MAYLTMKQLLESGVHFGHQTKRWNPKMKTYIFGARNGIYIIDLQQTVKMFRSSYDLIRNIVANGGGRVLFVGTKKQAQASIEEESARCGMDYVNQRWLGGLLTNFSTIKKSIKRLKELEELKGEEGYTGVIKKEGVRLERERLRLEKNLGGIRDMDRPPVAMFVVDSRKEAIAVREARKLGIPVFAIVDTNCDPDAVDYVIPGNDDAIKAIRLFTSAVADACLEGKALHQEKLQAASDKAAEEAAAAAEEAAEQQAVEEAEKMEKKEKMEKKSAPEEKAATKAAPAEEPDKLAAKAGEVSGG